One genomic region from Nymphaea colorata isolate Beijing-Zhang1983 chromosome 10, ASM883128v2, whole genome shotgun sequence encodes:
- the LOC116262367 gene encoding tubulin beta chain-like produces MREILHIQGGQCGNQIGAKFWEVICDEHGIDATGAYHGDSSLQLERINVYYNEASGGRYVPRAVLMDLEPGTMDSVRSGPYGQVFRPDNFVFGQTGAGNNWAKGHYTEGAELIDAVLDVVRKEAENCDCLQGFQVCHSLGGGTGSGMGTLLISKIREEYPDRMMLTFSVFPSPKVSDTVVEPYNATLSVHQLVENADECMVLDNEALYDICFRTLKLTTPTFGDLNHLISATMSGVTCCLRFPGQLNSDLRKLAVNLIPFPRLHFFMVGFAPLTSRGSQVYRSLTVPELTQQMWDAKNMMCAADPRHGRYLTASAMFRGRMSTKEVDEQMLNVQNKNSSYFVEWIPNNVKSSVCDIPPKGLKMASTFIGNSTSIQEMFRRVSEQFTAMFRRKAFLHWYTGEGMDEMEFTEAESNMYDLVSEYQQYQDATADEEDDYEPEEEEATS; encoded by the exons ATGCGGGAGATCCTTCACATCCAGGGAGGCCAATGCGGGAACCAGATCGGGGCCAAGTTCTGGGAGGTGATCTGCGATGAGCACGGCATTGACGCCACTGGAGCGTACCACGGTGACTCCAGCCTTCAGCTCGAGCGGATCAATGTCTACTACAATGAGGCCAGCGGCGGGCGCTACGTTCCCCGGGCCGTCCTGATGGATCTCGAGCCGGGGACGATGGACAGCGTTAGATCAGGCCCTTACGGCCAGGTTTTCCGGCCGGATAACTTCGTGTTTGGACAGACCGGGGCCGGGAACAACTGGGCGAAGGGGCATTACACTGAGGGCGCGGAGCTCATAGATGCGGTGCTTGATGTCGTCCGGAAGGAGGCGGAGAATTGCGATTGCCTTCAAG GATTTCAGGTCTGCCATTCTCTTGGAGGAGGAACTGGATCGGGCATGGGAACACTTCTGATTTCAAAGATTCGGGAGGAGTATCCTGACAGGATGATGCTCACCTTCTCTGTTTTTCCGTCACCGAAGGTTTCCGACACGGTGGTGGAACCATACAACGCAACTCTCTCAGTGCATCAATTGGTGGAGAACGCTGATGAGTGCATGGTTCTTGACAACGAGGCTTTGTACGATATCTGCTTCCGAACGCTTAAACTTACTACTCCTACTT TTGGTGATCTTAACCATTTGATCTCTGCAACCATGAGTGGTGTCACCTGTTGTCTAAGATTCCCAGGACAACTCAACTCAGACCTGAGAAAGCTGGCTGTAAACCTGATCCCATTTCCCCGCCTCCATTTCTTCATGGTCGGATTCGCGCCCTTGACTTCTCGTGGTTCTCAAGTATATCGCTCCTTGACCGTCCCTGAGCTCACTCAGCAGATGTGGGATGCAAAGAACATGATGTGCGCAGCTGATCCCCGCCATGGCCGCTACCTCACTGCCTCTGCAATGTTCCGTGGCCGCATGAGTACCAAAGAAGTGGATGAGCAGATGCTTAATGTGCAGAACAAGAATTCCTCGTACTTTGTTGAATGGATCCCCAATAATGTGAAATCTAGTGTATGTGACATCCCACCTAAAGGATTGAAGATGGCATCTACGTTCATCGGCAATTCCACTTCAATTCAGGAGATGTTCCGTCGCGTAAGCGAGCAGTTCACTGCCATGTTCAGGAGAAAGGCTTTTCTTCATTGGTATACTGGAGAAGGCATGGATGAGATGGAGTTCACTGAAGCTGAGAGCAATATGTATGATCTCGTGTCCGAGTATCAGCAATATCAAGATGCAACTGCTGATGAAGAGGATGACTATGAACCTGAGGAAGAAGAGGCTACAAGCTGA